Genomic DNA from Jejubacter calystegiae:
CATCAGCTCAGCCTCTACCGTGAAGCATGGTATCGATTTTCCTGACTGGGTGATTCTGGTGTCGCCGGTACTGATTTTCCTTAGCGTCAGCCTGATTCTGTGGGCCTGCCTGCGTAGCTCCGGCACTATTATGCGGCTGGTGGGAAAGGGGGGAATTGAAGCGATTTCCCGACTGATGGGCTTCCTGCTGGTCTGTATGGGCGTGCAGTTTATTATTAACGGCGTGCTGGAGATCGTCTCTCAATATCATTAATTCCGCGGGGCGTCAGGCACAATAAAAACATGGTTGTTAATATCAGGTTAAATCAAGAGAATAAAAACTATATTCTTTGCATGACCTGAGTGAGCAGTACCATGTTAAGCGTTCTGTCCGCGTCCCTGTTTGCGCGGATCCGCATTTTTCTCGGCCGCCTGAAACCCCACGCCCTGCCGGTGGCCAGCAAACATATCCTCCTCTGTTCTATTGGCGCGGGTACCGGGCTGGCGGTGACCGGCATGTTCAGCCACTGGCTGCTCGGCGGCGTCAATCTGTGGTTTATCGCGCCAATGGGTGCTTCCGCCGTATTACTGTTCGGCGTTCCGGCAAGCCCCCTGGCTCAGCCCTGGTCTATCGTTGGCGGTAATGTGCTGTCGGCGCTGATTGGCGTCTCTGTGGGGATGCTGGTGCCTGATGTGGCGCTGGCATGCGGTCTGGCGGCCGGACTGGCGATTGCTGCCATGTATTTTCTGCGCTGCCTGCATCCGCCCGGCGGCGCGGTGGCGTTAACGGCGATCCTCGGTGGGGCGGACGTTGCGCACGAAGGCTACCACTTTGTGCTGACGCCGGTGTTGCTCAATTCCCTGATGCTGG
This window encodes:
- a CDS encoding HPP family protein, which gives rise to MLSVLSASLFARIRIFLGRLKPHALPVASKHILLCSIGAGTGLAVTGMFSHWLLGGVNLWFIAPMGASAVLLFGVPASPLAQPWSIVGGNVLSALIGVSVGMLVPDVALACGLAAGLAIAAMYFLRCLHPPGGAVALTAILGGADVAHEGYHFVLTPVLLNSLMLAVLAMIFNNLVGRRYPHPLAEEEVKSRGVSQGASVTREDIHAALLDGQFLDIDEDDVQELLEKIEHKAAMRKAQARRNCE